The following are from one region of the Lytechinus pictus isolate F3 Inbred chromosome 4, Lp3.0, whole genome shotgun sequence genome:
- the LOC129259118 gene encoding frizzled-9-like — protein sequence MATWNIILSIFMLWGWCSGSYGLGVHHAKKQGHCERITIDFCQGIGYNMTKMPNLFGHVTQSEAAPSIHEFRPLVVVGCAEHLRLFLCSMYAPMCSEHIDVRIPSCQSMCEDVRRKCEPVMARFSFGWPESMNCDKLPRGKDLCMVAPDTADVGEVIPTYDPIYNNGGGPDDNNQSGPPGDGERGSNETSLAPPTCINPKKFVFVSQTNSCAPRCDVDVYFQRSDKEFTEMWMGVWAILCFVCTSITVLTFLIDRGRFKYPERPIIFLSMCYNIYSITYIVRLIVGPQAVACEKTSSGVPYLIQEGLDSTGCTIVFLFQYYFFMASSIWWVILTLTWFLAAGMKWGYEAIAAYSSYYHVVAWALPALKAVIALFKRRLDADELTGMCYIGNHDPDVLTYYVLVPLFIYFAIGTLFILAGFFYLFRIRKVMKNGGTNIDKLERLMVRIGIFSVLYTVPATAVIACYFYQRSNMDYWRIVAEHAPCQPLPPEQGGGCAPMNYSIPSVPVLSVKLFMLLVVGITSGMWIWSSKTVQSWQKWLGGCALFKPAQKSSFQQQQLKQQQQQQYPNGGTPNKGNRAPTPRGKYPTINGNNRSTGIVYSSVNASSAIV from the coding sequence ATGGCAACGTGGAATATCATCCTTTCCATTTTTATGTTGTGGGGTTGGTGTAGTGGCAGCTATGGACTCGGAGTGCATCACGCGAAGAAACAGGGACATTGTGAGAGGATAACCATTGATTTCTGTCAAGGCATTGGGTATAATATGACCAAGATGCCCAACCTATTTGGACATGTGACGCAGAGTGAAGCAGCGCCGAGCATCCACGAGTTCCGTCCCCTGGTCGTCGTCGGTTGCGCCGAGCATCTTCGTCTTTTCCTCTGCTCGATGTACGCCCCTATGTGCTCGGAGCACATCGATGTCCGGATCCCATCTTGCCAGAGTATGTGTGAAGATGTGAGAAGGAAATGCGAGCCAGTGATGGCCCGTTTTAGTTTCGGCTGGCCCGAGAGTATGAACTGCGACAAGCTTCCTCGAGGGAAAGACCTGTGCATGGTTGCCCCCGACACCGCTGATGTCGGAGAAGTCATTCCGACCTACGATCCCATCTATAACAACGGAGGGGGGCCTGATGATAACAACCAATCTGGTCCGCCTGGAGATGGTGAGAGGGGATCGAATGAGACGTCATTGGCACCGCCGACTTGCATCAATCCTAAGAAATTTGTCTTCGTGTCGCAAACGAACTCCTGTGCGCCGAGGTGCGACGTCGACGTCTATTTCCAACGATCCGACAAGGAATTTACAGAGATGTGGATGGGTGTCTGGGCAATCCTCTGTTTCGTCTGCACTTCCATCACCGTCCTCACTTTTCTGATAGATCGTGGTCGTTTCAAGTACCCAGAAAGACCTATCATCTTCTTATCTATGTGCTACAACATCTATTCCATCACATACATTGTTCGACTTATTGTTGGCCCACAGGCCGTTGCTTGTGAGAAGACGTCAAGCGGCGTTCCATACTTGATCCAAGAGGGTCTTGACAGCACCGGATGTACCATCGTGTTCCTGTTCCAGTACTACTTCTTCATGGCTTCGTCGATTTGGTGGGTGATTCTGACGTTGACGTGGTTCTTGGCAGCTGGGATGAAATGGGGTTATGAAGCCATAGCAGCATACAGTAGCTACTACCATGTTGTTGCTTGGGCATTGCCAGCTTTAAAGGCCGTCATCGCCCTCTTCAAACGTCGCCTCGACGCCGACGAGCTGACTGGAATGTGTTACATTGGAAACCACGACCCTGATGTTCTTACATACTACGTTCTCGTCCcgctttttatttatttcgcaatcgggacccttttcattcTTGCTGGATTTTTCTACTTATTTAGGATTCGCAAAGTCATGAAAAATGGCGGCACCAATATTGACAAGCTAGAGAGGTTAATGGTTCGTATTGGGATCTTTTCAGTACTCTACACAGTGCCTGCTACTGCAGTTATTGCTTGTTATTTCTATCAGAGATCGAACATGGATTACTGGAGGATTGTAGCAGAACACGCCCCTTGCCAGCCCCTTCCACCAGAACAAGGAGGGGGTTGTGCCCCAATGAATTATTCCATCCCATCCGTCCCCGTTTTATCAGTGAAACTCTTCATGTTACTTGTGGTGGGCATCACGAGTGGTATGTGGATTTGGAGTTCAAAAACCGTGCAATCGTGGCAGAAATGGCTCGGCGGATGTGCCCTTTTTAAACCAGCACAAAAATCATCATTTCAACAGCAGCAGTTAaagcagcaacagcagcagcagtatcCAAATGGGGGAACACCGAACAAAGGGAACAGGGCCCCGACGCCCCGGGGGAAGTATCCAACAATAAATGGCAACAACAGAAGCACCGGGATCGTTTACAGTTCTGTGAACGCAAGCAGTGCCATTGTATGA